GTAACTATATCTCAACTAAAAACAAGCGTACAAACACTGAGCGTGTTGAATTCAAAAAGTACTGCCCAAGAGACAAAAAGCATACGTTACACCGTGAAACTAAGTAAGCAGTAGGAAATGCATTTCCTGCTGTTTTTTTATTGTTACAGAAAGTTTAAGTTCAATAAAGTGTTAAAGTATTCTCTTTACAGTTTTTTAGGTGTCTAGCTCCAAGCGCCATCAGCTCGGGTCGCTTCGGCCCTGCTGTGGCGACGGAAGCCTCCTCTCAGGTCCTCCAGCGCCCTTCGCCTAAGGACTTGCGCTTTCCTTATTTTGAAACCTGTTTTGTTTAGAATATTACTTTTGAAAGCATTGTAATGCATGGAGACCTGTCGAGTCTCTGCTCCTAGCGGCTAGTGAACAAGTCTTTCCCTCCCCTACGATAATTCGATATCTGCTCGTATTCCTCTCAGCAGCTCCTTTATCTCAGTGCAGGAGATACTCCCGTACGTACGCCTCTGGATAGTCGCCCCCACTTTTCTAACACCGTGAAGGGGTCGTTAGAATGTCGCTTGTTTTAGTCGTCCTTGGCCTGTGTTACGATAGTATAGGGGGGATTTTTGATGAATAAAGCTGAACAAAGAGCGGAGATGAAGAACCGATTAAACGAAATAACCTCAAATACATACAAACAATGGTCGAGAAAGATTTTTGAAAACCTCGTTACTAGTGATGTGTGGAAAAACGCATGTGTGATTGCTATTACCATTGCAAGAGGACGGGAAGTCAATACTCGGCCAATCATTGAGCATGCTTGGAAGCACGGGAAGAGAGTTGTTGTACCTAAATGTCACCCTAAACAAAGGGAGATGGAGTTTCGTTTTATTGAATCGTTTCACGATTTAGAGGTTGTTTATTACGGAATTGAAGAGCCAATTGTTGATAAGACAACATATTGCCCGAAAACTGATATCGATTTAATGGTCGTACCTGGAATTGCTTTTCATTCAAGCGGGTACCGAATTGGATATGGTGGTGGATATTATGACCGGTACCTTCAAGACTTTTCGGAAAAGAAAATATCACTTGCATTTCATATTCAAATGATACCTCATATGACTTGGGAAGAGCATGATATACCAGTGGAAGCCATCGTGACAGATAAAGGTTGGATACATTGTGGAAATTAATGAATTAATAATTTGTACAAACATCATTGTTTTTTCTTTTTTTGCCGTTCGAATGAATTTACTAACTGCAATGGGAGCATTGACAGCTTCTATTATTGGGTTACTCATCTTTTTTTCGTTCGGGATAAGCGGCATTGGTTTATTGGGTATATTTTTCATCACATCTAGTTTGCTAAGCTTAGTGAAAAATGATCGAAAGAGAAAAGCGGAAGATGTAGCAGCAAAAAATCATAAAAGAGACGTGGTTCAAGTACTAGCTAATGGTGGAGTACCAATGCTAGTAGCTTTGCTACCGCTTTTGAATATAAGTGTAGATAAATCTATACTTCTATTGGCTATTTCTCTCGCGAGTGCAAATGCTGATACGTGGGCTTCTGAAATTGGGACCTTAAGTAAGCGGAAGCCTCGCTTACTATTGAATTTTCGACAAGTAGAGACAGGAAAGTCGGGTGCAGTATCGCTTTTAGGGACACTTGGAGCAATTGGTGGGTCGTTTCTCATTGGAATCTCAACGTTTATTTTCTTTTCTGTTTCTTTTTACGAAGTTATCTTCATTACGATTGTTGGGTTTATTGGTCATGTAGTTGACAGTTTCCTTGGAGCGACCATACAACTAACATACCAGTGTCCAATTTGTCATAAGGAGACAGAAAAAGAGGAGCACTGTGGTCAACAAACGGTTTATAAAAAAGGAGTACGTCTTTTTACAAACGATATGGTTAATATTTTCTCCATCGTATTTGTCACAGTACTATCTTATTTCCTTTTGTAAAATCATAGGATAAATTCATCTCTTTTACAAAAGATAGTGGTAGGAGGGATGAAGATGAAACGAATATTATTACTAATTATTGGTGTGTTAATGGTTGTGCAATACCGCTATCGAATATTGAATGCCTTATTGGGAAGAAAAATGATCCGTCAGTTTTTTATTAGTATAGCGATCAAACTCCCGTTTTTGAAGGATCGATTTATGTCCAATGCATTCCGCTTTCAAACATAGGCTACTCAAAACGAGTTAGCCTATTTTTTATCGGAAGCAGTATATTTCATTAATGATTGGACAAATCACTTTCGTTTTCATTCATTGTTTACCTTGATATAATAGTAAAAAACGTTTCGGAGAGATGAATTCATGATAGTTCAACAAGATTATTTGTTTTGGAAATTGATTGAGAAACTAATTGAGCAAGCTTCTTACCGGCTAATCCATTTATCGGAAGATCACCGAGAAGTGTGGTTACAACCAGACCATATAAAAGATGCGCAATTAATTCGAATTAAACGTTTTGATATCGATTGGAGTAATTGGTTAGGAAGGGATATTGAGGAAGTGCTTTCAACGTTTGAAACGGTCCGAAAACAGACATTTAAGAGAAGTTTAAACGTAACAAATATTTACGTATCTTCCTTTAAGCCAGTAGACGAGTGGGAGTTTCACATTAAAAAAGAAAAGCATCTAGGAAAAACAACACTGAAGTCGATGTTAATTACGAGGGATGAACTAGCGCAAACCCTCCGTCAAACGGAAGAATATACGGGAATCCCACTGGATGAATTGAATGGGATTGTAGAGGATGAAACATTAGATTACGAAATGTTACATGCGTTGAAAGAAAAGGTTATAACAAGTGTTCGTAAAAACATAAAACAAGAGCAAGAAATTTTTGAACAAGGAAACCCTTTCTTTACGAAAATATTTTTAACCATACAAATTCTTCTTTACGTCGTGTTAGAACTATTCGGTGGTAGCACGAACACGAGTACACTCATTACTTTTGGTGCTAAAGTAAATGAGCTCATTTATCAAGGCGAGTGGTGGCGTTTTGTTACCCCGATTTTTTTACATATTGGATTTCTCCACTTAGTAATGAATTCATTAGCTCTTTACTACATAGGGATGGCTGTTGAAAAGATGTACGGATCTGTGCGCTTTTTATTTATTTATATGTTTGCGGGTGTAACTGGGACTATGATGAGTTTCATATTTAGTCCATCGATTTCTGCTGGTGCGTCGGGCGCTATTTTCGGCCTGTTTGGTGCATTGTTATTATTAGGGCTGTTGAAGCCAAATTTATTTTTTCGTACGATCGGCCCAAATATTCTTATTGTTTTAGCCATTAACTTGAGCTTTGGTTTCGTTGTTCCGAATGTCGATAATGCGGGACATATTGGTGGGTTAATTGGTGGGTTCTTGGCAGCATTAGCCGTGCAGCTTCCGAAAATCTATAAAAGAAATTTACGATTGATTGGCTTTGTTTCTATTTTCGCATTCGTAATTGGACTCATTTATTATGGTTTCGAGGTGTTACCAAAAACAAATCCAGCAGCAGCAATTGCTGTAAGCCAAAACTTAATAGAAGAAGAAAAATTCGAAGAAGCAAAAAATTTGCTATTGGAAATGGTACAGTCAGAAAAAGCAACGCCTGAAATTTCCTTCTTCCTTTCATATACCCAAATTGAATTAGGAGAAGCGGAGAATGCCATTCGCCATTTACAAGATACGGTGGAAAAAGAACCGGATTACCACCCGGCCTATTATTTATTAAGTTTTGCATACGAACAAGTTGGAAATCGACAACAAGCGATTGAATCCATTGAGAGGGCGCTGGAACTTGACCCATCTAATGCTGAATATGAACGTATATATTCTAATCTTCGCTCATCGTAATTCGTTGATATAATTGGTATGGATACCCGTTCTTACCTTCAATTAAAACACGTAAATGTGATCGATCTTTAGCGATTAAAATAAGAGGAACACTACTACCAAGCGGATCTTCAACTGATCCGTCTTTTCTTTTTAATCCGAGAAAAAATTCTTTATATAAACCTTCCCACAACGTGCCGATAATCGTTTGGGTTTGTTTTTCGGTGAAGCCTGGAAAAGGTTTTGAATTGTAGGAAGGTAAATCTGTCAATGGGATTTGTTCATACATGGATGGATCTATTTTGAAATGGTCGAAAAGTCGATCCCATTTATATTGTAGTTGTTGAGATTGGATATGGTCGAGAATATCTTTCCATTCCTTTTCTTCATCTGTAGAGGGAACACGAAATGACGAAAGTTTACTAAAAGACGAATCAATTACATAAAGGTAATCTTGACTCATCTGTTGAACACTTTCTATCGCGTCATCATTTACGTGCACTTCTCCGTAATGAAAGGAAACAGCTTCGTAAAGATTACTATCCTCTCCGGTGACCTTTTCATATTGGGCAAGCATTTGACTTTGATCTTCCCATTCCGCCAGCTTTGCCGTTAATTTCCCATCTACAAATAACAAGGAGAGATCTTGCCTCAAATATATTTCTTCATTTGTTTTAGAATGAACGTCCCATTCAAGTACGTGTTTATCTGAACTTTTTTTCCCAATTAATGAAAGGGTCGTAATGGCTTCTGTGAACTCAATTTCCTCGCTTAAAGGAAAAAAGATAATACTTTCTTTCACTGCTAATGTTTTGGAAAAATAATAGCTTATTCCAATTAGAATTGAGACTGAAACGACGAATCCCCAAAATTTCTTCATTTTATCACTCCATACTTGGACGAGTTTGTTAACAAATATGCGAATCCATCGTCAATTATGTCATGTAACGTATGGATTAAGTGTAATTCGTCAATGATGGCTAAAAATAGATAAAATGGGAAATGGGGTTTTTAGCGTTGAGTCAAGAAAAAGTCCGTAAAAAAGTGTCTCCCATTCTGAAAGACAACCAACCATTCCTGCAAGATAAATTAGGAATTGGAAAAAGTTTTGATATCATTGAATTGAATGTCAACTATGCTGAAAAAGATATGGCATTCTATATGATCGATGGTTTTGTGAAGGATGATTTACTCCATTATTTGATGGAGTTTTTAGCAAAATTATCGAGGGATACACTTGAAGAAGACACGCTTGAAAAACTATTAAAGCGTTATATTCCTTACGTTGAAATTGATAAAACGAATGACCTAGAGAAAGTAATTGACTATGTTCTTGCTGGACCAACCGTCTTATTTGTGGATGGTTTAGAGTATGCAATTGTTATTGATGCACGAACCTATCCTGCAAGAGGACCAGAAGAGCCTGATATGGAGCGAGTCGTAAGAGGATCACGTGATGGTTTTGTTGAAACGATTGTATTTAATACTGCATTGACACGAAGAAGAGTAAGGGATCCTTCATTACGAATGGAATACATGCAAGTAGGGAGAAGATCGAAAACCGATATTGTGATTAGCTATCTTGAAGATATCGCAGACCCGAAACATGTAGAAGAAGTGAAAGAAACGATCGCTAAAATTGATACAGATGGGCTACCGATGGCTGAAAAAACAGTGGAGGAATTTATTTCGGGTAGACATTGGAATCCATATCCAACCGTACGTTATACAGAGAGACCAGATACAGCAGCGGTGCACCTTTTTGAAGGACATGTCATTATATTCGTTGACGGATCTCCAAGTGCTTTAATTACACCTACAACATTTTGGCATCACCTTCAACATATGGAGGAATATCGAAACAAACCGCTGGCAGGAGCATATTTGCGTCTTGTTCGATTTCTAGGTGTATTTGCATCTATTTTTCTATTACCACTATGGTTTTTACTAGCTGAAAATGATCAATTTATTCCGGTAGGGTTATCCTTTATCGGATTGAATGAAGACCAGACGAATATTCCGTTAATTGTTCAGTTTTTAATTGTTGAGTTAGGGATTGATTTATTGAGAATGGCAGCAATACACACACCATCGTCTCTTGCAACTGCTCTAGGGTTGATTGCAGCCTTGATGATTGGGCAAGTTGCTGTTGAAGTTGGTCTTTTGTCCAACGAAGTCATCTTATACTTATCAATCGCTGCTATTGGGACGTTTGCAACACCTAGCTATGAATTGGGGCTAGCTAATCGAATGACGAGGCTCTTTTTACTTGTAATGGCTGCTTTTTTTGGGGGAGTCGGATATATTGTAGGCATAACCTTTTGGATTATAATGCTTGCGAGGATGAAATCTTTCCAGGTACCCTATTTATGGCCATTTGTGCCGTTTCATTCAAAATCATTGCGGGATATATTCATCCGCTCACCCATTCCATTGAAAAATCGCCGTCCGTCTTTCTTGCATCCAAAAGACCCAGACAGGTAAGTTTTTACTTCAGAAGGAGGGAAACCTACTTCTGAAGTTTTTTTGTTGTTACAAAAGTTTAAGTTCAATAAAGGGTTAAAGTATTCTCTTTACCGTTTTTTTTGTGTCTAGCTCCAAGCGCCTTCAGCTCGGGCGCTTCGACCCTGCTGTGGCGACGGAAGCCTCCTCACAGGTCCTCCAGCGCCCTTCGCCTAATGACTTGCGCTTTGCGCTTTTTCTGTGAAAATAAAAATTACCTATGAGCTGAATGAGCGATCATGATAGGTAGATGGTAGAAAGAAAAAAACCGGGCAGAATAAATTTTCATGTCCGGGGTGTGAGTGTAAAATCATGTATGTTTCTTAAAAGCTCTTTTTTCTAAATGTTTGTTGGTTTTAGTATGAAGCCTTTGTAATGGCTCGACTTCATCAGCCAGCGTAGTGTTTAGTATTTATTTTGAAAAGGTTGTAAAAGCACAATGTATACAAAAACAACCTTTATGAAGAAATCTTCTCAATCGTCTGTGTACGGTATGCCATCAAGACTTAAACATTGATCGAAGCTCGTGTTTCGTTATCGGAAGGACTTGGTATGCATGTTTACTTGTACATCACGGATTTTTTCTGGATTCTAATGCCATTCCCATCGCGATGGAACTTGACTGGGTTATGGGATTCTTTATACTTGATAATAGATGATTAAGTGAGGAAAGTGTGGCCAATAATGAAAACGGTTTATGATGTGCAGCAATTATTAAAAAAATTTGGAACAATCATTTACATAGGTGATCGACTTGCAGATTTAGAGTTAATGGAAGAAGAGTTAAAGCAATTATATCAATCGCAATTAGTCGATCCAAAAGATTTTCAAATGGCATTATTGATTTTAAGACAGGAAATTCAAATAGAAAAAGATAAATTAAATCGTCTCTAATGAATTTCACATAATTAGAAAATGTAAAGGGTAGGGTGAGGAGTATGTCCAATAAAATATTAGTAGGCGTTGATTTAGGGGGAACGACAATTAAGTTAGCCTTCATCTCAATGCAAGGTGATATCATTGAAAAATGGGAGATCCCAACGAACAAAAAAGATAACACCATTGTAGTAGATATTGCGCAAACGATTTCACAAAAGGCTGAAGAGATTGGAATATCCTTTAGTCAATTAGGTGGCATTGGAATGGGAGCTCCAGGGCCTGTCGAACTAGAAACAGGACTCGTATATAGTGCCGTTAACTTAGGGTGGGAAAATTACCCACTGAAGGAAGAACTCGAAAAAGTGACTGGACTCCGTGCAATCATTGATAATGATGCGAACATCGCTGCTTTAGGTGAAATGTGGAAAGGTGCAGGGAATGAAGCGAGAGATTTAATATGTGTTACACTCGGAACAGGAGTAGGTGGAGGAATTATTGCAAATGGTGAAATCATCCATGGCACCCTTGGAGCAGGGGGAGAAATTGGCCATATCACTTCTATTCCTGATGGGGGAGCACCTTGTAACTGCGGAAAGACAGGTTGCCTAGAAACAATTGCCTCAGCAACAGGAATTGTTCGAATTGCAGTAGAATACATACAACAAAGTGAGGTAGATACACCTCTAACAGAAAAATATAAAGAGTCAGGTGTCATCTCGGCAAAAGATGTTTTTGACTTTGCTCGAGAAGGAGACGAAATTGGGCAAAAAGTAATTGATACGATGGCATTTCATCTCGGTCTTGCAATTGCGAATCTGGCAAATGGAACAAATCCAGAAAAAATTGTCATCGGTGGGGGAGTATCAAAAGGCGCTGACGTATTTTTGCATAAGGTAAAAGAATTTTTTGTAAAATTTGCATTTCCAACAGTTGCAAAGGGTGCCGAAATAAAAGTTGCTACACTTGGAAATGATGCAGGTGTGATAGGTGGAGCTTGGTTAGTGAAAACGAAATTATTAGAAATTTAATGTCGGCTGATTGGGTTTACTTAAAATGAAAGTAGATGTGGAGGAAACGTACGTTTCTCTTCATCTACTTTTTTCGTTGTTACAGAAAGTTTAAGTTCAATAAAGTGTTAAAGTATTCTCTTTACCGTTTTTTTTGGGTGTCTAGCTCCAAGCGCCATCAGGCACTGCTGTGGCGACGGAAGCCTCCTCGCAGGTCCTCCAGAGCCCTTCACCTAAGGACATGCGCTTTGCGCTTTTTTTATGAAAGAAGGATTGTTGCTTTAGCGTGAATAGAACGCAGCGTGCATGGAAACTTTTCCTCTTTGGAATGGAGCGATTTGACTCCTAAGGGATATAGAAGAAATGTTGGGGCGTATTCCAAGGAAAATCGACTTTCTCTCCTAATGAGCAAGTATCTCCAAGTGAGTAATGTTAAGTATCATTTTAAAAAAATCTGTAAGAGGAACAATGTATACAACTTTTCTAGTTAAATGATGCCAAATATTCATTAGTATCTTTTACACCGAAGAATTAAATTTTGAAGGGAAAATATACTCGATGAAGGGCAAAAGAATACATTCCCGTACGAAAAGATATAAAAAGGTGAAACTTTTTTATGTTTAACTCGTCTAAATAGTGGGTACGGTGAATAAGGTTAACATTACAATTCTAGCACCCTATTGTAAGAGCGGTATTAAAAATCATTGATTTTTTGTAAAAGAAGTATTAAGATATGTCTTAGTTGAATTTTTACTAACCTAAAAAATGGAAAAAGTTATGAAGATACGCGGTTCCTGGTAGAGGAGGTTTATTCATGCGTAAAAACACATTTTCAAAAATATCGTTTTTACTTTTGGCTACGGTTATCATGTGGGTAAAAACGTATATTGTCTACAAAACTAGCTTTGATATTAAGATAGAAAACTTTACACAAGAGTTTATTTTATTCATTAACCCACTGAGCTTCTTATTAATCATCTTTGGACTTGGATTGTTTATGAAGGAGAAGACAAGAATTCGATGGGTTATTGGAACAAGCGTGTTAATGACAATCATTTTGATTGCGAATATGATTTTTTATCGATTTTACAATGACTTCTTAACCATCCCAGTTTTATTCCAAGCAAGTAACATGGGTGACTTAGGAAGTAGTATTACTGAATTGATTCAACCTGTTGATTTATTAATGTTTATTGACATCGCGTTTTTAATTTGGATTTCACGAAAGCCGTTCTTTAGTAAAACAGCTATAATGACAAGAAAAGAAAAAACAGCTTATTTCTTAATGGCTGCTGCTGTATTCTTTTTTAACTTAGGCTTAGCAGAAGCGGAACGTCCACAGCTTTTAACACGTTCGTTTGACCGTGAAATGCTTGTGAAAAACATTGGTGCTTATAATTTCCATATCTATGATGCCTTGTTGCAATCAAAAACGTCCGCTCAACGCGCATTAGCAGATAGCAATAATTTAGTGGAAATAGAAAACTATTTAAATGCAAATTCGAAAGAGCCGAACGAAGCGTTACATGGTGTAGCTGAAGGACGAAATGTATTTATCATTTCATTAGAATCTTTTCAAAGTTTTGTTATAAATAACGAGTTAAATGGTCAAGAAATTACACCGTTCTTAAATGACTTTATAAATGAGAGTTACTATTTCGAGAACTTTTATCATCAGACAGGACAAGGAAAAACGTCTGATTCTGAGTTTTTACTGGAAAACTCGCTCTATCCACTTGGAAGAGGATCGGTATTCTTTACGAACGCCAACAATGAATATCATGCTACCCCAGAAATCTTAAAAGAATTCGGTTATTACACGGCGGTATTCCATGCCAATAACCGAACTTTCTGGAATCGTGACATTATGTACAACACGTTAGGGTATGATCGCTTCTTTGACATAACTGATTTTGAAGTGAACGAAGAGAATTCTGTCGGTTGGGGCTTAAAGGATGTTTCCTTCTTTGAGCAATCTGTGGAACTTTTAAAAGACGTACCCCAACCATTCTATACAAAATATATTACTTTAACGAATCACTTCCCGTTTGAATTAGAGGAAGAGGATAAGTTTATTGATGAGTTTGACTCTAATGATGGCGTTGTTAACCGCTATTTCCCAACCGTTCGCTATACGGATGAAGCAGTAAAAGTGTTTATTGAGAAGTTGAAAGAAGCAGGACTATATGAAAACTCCGTTATTATTATGTACGGTGACCATTATGGTATTTCTGAAAATCACAATACCGCGATGGCTCAATTTTTAGAAAAAGAAGAAATTACACCATATGATACTGTTCAACTTCAACGTGTTCCGTTTATCGTTCATATCCCAGGGATTACAGATCAAGATCCGAAAGTATTCTCTGAAGTCACTGGACAAATCGATCTTAAGCCAACGATTCTTAACCTTCTTGGCATCGATGCATCTGACGATATTGAGTTTGGTACGGATGTATTTTCTGAAGATCGCTTACCTTTCGTAGTGTTACGTGATGGAAGCTTTATTACAGATGAAATTCTTTATACACGAGGCGTTTGTTACGACGTTCAAACAGGTGAGCCGGCCGAAGATGCAAATGCTTGTGAACCATACATGGAAAAGGCTAAAAATGAGCTAGATTACAGTGATGAGATTATATATGGTGACTTGTTACGTTTCTTTGAAGCGGATGCGAAAGTAGATAGTGATCAGTTAACGCCATAAAAACGTGACGACCGTCCTTCTTGTTATGAAAGAAAATCTTCTTTCATAACGAGAAGGGCGTTTTTTTGTTGTTACAGAAAGTTTAAGTTCAATAAAGTGTTAAAGTATTCTCTTTACCGTTTTTTTGGTGTCTAGCTCCAAGCGCAATCGGCTCGGGTCGCTTCGGCCCTGCTGTGGCGACGGAAGCCTCCTCGCAGGTCCTAAAGCGCCCTTCGCCTAAGGACTTGAGCTTTGCGCTTTTTCTGTGAAAATAAACATTACCTATGAGCTGAATGATCGATCATGATAGGTAGATGGTAGAAAGGAAACCCCGGGGAGAATAAATTTTCATGTCCGGGGTGTGAGTGTAAAATCATGTATGTTTCTTATAGAGAATGGAATGCCTTACATGACATGAGACATCCACTGACCTGAAAATAATTGAAGTGTACCTAATTATTATAGGTATTATCCAATTATTCCTCATAACGTTTAATAAAAAATGTCTAACCCATCCCCTTTTTTTCATACATTTATTATGAGTGGAGAAAAGGGGTGTTTGGATGGAAATCTATTTAACAGAAAATTGCTCAATCAACACATTGGCCAATCATTTTCAACTTCCAGTAGAGCTTATTTTACAGTCGAATCCATTAGTGAACTCTTTAAATCTTGAAGAAGGTTCCACGCTTCATATTCCAGGTTGGAGGATCGATGGAACGGATTCATTTGAATCAATTAGGTTTGATTATCCTTATGATTTAAAAAAGGCTAAGTTGATGGAAACGCCTTTGATTCATCCGAAAGTGGAGTATGATTTTGATGCATTACAAAGAGATCTTCAATTATTAGAAGGGAACTTCCCGTTTATTCGAAAAAAAGAAATTGGAAAAAGTGTTTTAGGTTTACCAATCTATGAATTAATCATCGGAAATGGCCCGAAAAAAGTTCATATGAATGGTGCTTTTCATGCCAATGAGTGGATTACAACGGCAGTAATGATGAACTGGCTTGAAGACTATTTAATGATGATTGTGAAAGGCGATGTTTTTAATGGAAGGGAAGTAAGGAAGTTGTATGAGGAAGTAACACTTTCCTTTGTACCAATGGTCAATCCTGATGGTGTAAATCTTGTATTATGTCCAAGTCGCATTCCGGAAGATGTCCTTCAATCTGTAATTGTACTAAATGATGACAAAGAAGATTTTTCGCAGTGGAAGGCAAATATAAGAGGGGTAGATTTAAATAATCAATATCCAGCTTTTTGGGAAATCGAAAAAGAGAGAAAAATACCAAAATCCCCTGCTCCCCGCGATTTTCCGGGAAATGCCCCTTTAACTGAACCTGAAGCGATGGCGATGGCAATATTGGTTGAAGAGTCCAATTTTGACTGTGTAGCAGCATTTCATACACAAGGGGAAGAAATCTATTGGGGATATTTAAATTATGAACCAAAGCGTGCTGCTAAGATGGTTAATGAATTTAAACGGCTAAGTGGCTACAAGCCAGTGCGCAACATTGATAGTCATGCAGGATTTAGGGACTGGTTCGTTTACAAAAATCGTAAGCCTGGATTTACAGTTGAACTTGGAAGGGGAGTAAATCCGCTACCTCTATCACAGTACGATGAAATTTATGAGAAAAGTCACGGGATTTTTTGGTCCTTATTATATATGTAAGGAAGAAATTGAAACGTTTATATGGTAAGATACGTATATAAACATACAGAAATTGCAAGGTGAGGTTAAGTTGGTGAGAAAGGTATCTGTACTTCTTGTTATCTTTGCTTTTACACTTATTGCATGTGAATCTCATCAACTTCAAGAAGAAAAAAACGATCGGCACCAAGAAGAACAAGTAAAAAGAGAGATTCAAACAGCAGAAGTCGAAGCTAATTTTTTTCAACAAGTCGTTAGTTGGTTTGAAGATGACTCTATTCTCTACATAAACAATACGTCAGATGGAGCAGAGCTCGTTCAATTTAATTTGTACGATGGAACCTCAACCATTTTCTTTCAAACAAATTACCCAATTGTTCAAGTAATTCCCAATCAAAACTTTGAACTTTTTTACATTCAAACGAGTCCATCAAGTTATGAAGCAACGATGTACATTGTTGATAAGGAAGGAGAAACCCTTTTTGAAAAATCCTTTAGCTCTTATGATGTTTTTTTACGATGGAGTCCGTATTCTGAAAGCCAATTCATATTAACGAAATTCTATGAAGACTGGACTTTTGATACCGTCTTGTTTGACATTGTTAAAGGAATGGAAATAGAAAATGTGGTAAATGTCCCATTTATGGAATGGGCGGCGCTACATAAGGTGTCTTATATTGATTGGAATAGTGATGAACCTGAATTAAGTGCTCCATTATATGTGAAGGACATACAGACGAAAGAGACGAAAAAGATTGCTGATAATGTCATAGGGCATGCGTATACACCAAATCATTTCGTTCTATTACAGGAGTATCAAGATAAGAGTGCTTCAGGTCGTCTTTCCATTTGGGACATTACTGCCGAAAAGGTAGTGAGGGAATTTGAAGTACCCCTCATTGCTCAATATTCACAATGGCTTTTCCCGTATTACGAAATTTCGTCAGAATCAGAAGAGTTTTATACTTTTGTTCCGGCTGATATAATGAATGAGAACCCCTCTTTTCATTTGAAGCGATATGATTTAAATACAGGTGAGGAGACAACCATCTTAACGAATGTTTTGAACGAACCGATTCTGTTATCTCCTAACGGTGAATATATTCTTTACGGTTATCGTTTCGAAAAAGTTGTCGACCTAAATGAAAAGAGTGTCATACCAATAATTGAAGAAAGGTGAAGACCATGGCAATCGTTGACATTACCATTATTCCTCTTGGAACAGATACG
The Bacillus kexueae DNA segment above includes these coding regions:
- the rpmG gene encoding 50S ribosomal protein L33: MRVNITLACTECGERNYISTKNKRTNTERVEFKKYCPRDKKHTLHRETK
- a CDS encoding ROK family glucokinase; its protein translation is MSNKILVGVDLGGTTIKLAFISMQGDIIEKWEIPTNKKDNTIVVDIAQTISQKAEEIGISFSQLGGIGMGAPGPVELETGLVYSAVNLGWENYPLKEELEKVTGLRAIIDNDANIAALGEMWKGAGNEARDLICVTLGTGVGGGIIANGEIIHGTLGAGGEIGHITSIPDGGAPCNCGKTGCLETIASATGIVRIAVEYIQQSEVDTPLTEKYKESGVISAKDVFDFAREGDEIGQKVIDTMAFHLGLAIANLANGTNPEKIVIGGGVSKGADVFLHKVKEFFVKFAFPTVAKGAEIKVATLGNDAGVIGGAWLVKTKLLEI
- a CDS encoding 5-formyltetrahydrofolate cyclo-ligase; its protein translation is MNKAEQRAEMKNRLNEITSNTYKQWSRKIFENLVTSDVWKNACVIAITIARGREVNTRPIIEHAWKHGKRVVVPKCHPKQREMEFRFIESFHDLEVVYYGIEEPIVDKTTYCPKTDIDLMVVPGIAFHSSGYRIGYGGGYYDRYLQDFSEKKISLAFHIQMIPHMTWEEHDIPVEAIVTDKGWIHCGN
- a CDS encoding spore germination protein; translated protein: MSQEKVRKKVSPILKDNQPFLQDKLGIGKSFDIIELNVNYAEKDMAFYMIDGFVKDDLLHYLMEFLAKLSRDTLEEDTLEKLLKRYIPYVEIDKTNDLEKVIDYVLAGPTVLFVDGLEYAIVIDARTYPARGPEEPDMERVVRGSRDGFVETIVFNTALTRRRVRDPSLRMEYMQVGRRSKTDIVISYLEDIADPKHVEEVKETIAKIDTDGLPMAEKTVEEFISGRHWNPYPTVRYTERPDTAAVHLFEGHVIIFVDGSPSALITPTTFWHHLQHMEEYRNKPLAGAYLRLVRFLGVFASIFLLPLWFLLAENDQFIPVGLSFIGLNEDQTNIPLIVQFLIVELGIDLLRMAAIHTPSSLATALGLIAALMIGQVAVEVGLLSNEVILYLSIAAIGTFATPSYELGLANRMTRLFLLVMAAFFGGVGYIVGITFWIIMLARMKSFQVPYLWPFVPFHSKSLRDIFIRSPIPLKNRRPSFLHPKDPDR
- a CDS encoding rhomboid family protein, with protein sequence MIVQQDYLFWKLIEKLIEQASYRLIHLSEDHREVWLQPDHIKDAQLIRIKRFDIDWSNWLGRDIEEVLSTFETVRKQTFKRSLNVTNIYVSSFKPVDEWEFHIKKEKHLGKTTLKSMLITRDELAQTLRQTEEYTGIPLDELNGIVEDETLDYEMLHALKEKVITSVRKNIKQEQEIFEQGNPFFTKIFLTIQILLYVVLELFGGSTNTSTLITFGAKVNELIYQGEWWRFVTPIFLHIGFLHLVMNSLALYYIGMAVEKMYGSVRFLFIYMFAGVTGTMMSFIFSPSISAGASGAIFGLFGALLLLGLLKPNLFFRTIGPNILIVLAINLSFGFVVPNVDNAGHIGGLIGGFLAALAVQLPKIYKRNLRLIGFVSIFAFVIGLIYYGFEVLPKTNPAAAIAVSQNLIEEEKFEEAKNLLLEMVQSEKATPEISFFLSYTQIELGEAENAIRHLQDTVEKEPDYHPAYYLLSFAYEQVGNRQQAIESIERALELDPSNAEYERIYSNLRSS
- a CDS encoding YqgQ family protein; this translates as MKTVYDVQQLLKKFGTIIYIGDRLADLELMEEELKQLYQSQLVDPKDFQMALLILRQEIQIEKDKLNRL
- a CDS encoding DUF92 domain-containing protein, encoding MEINELIICTNIIVFSFFAVRMNLLTAMGALTASIIGLLIFFSFGISGIGLLGIFFITSSLLSLVKNDRKRKAEDVAAKNHKRDVVQVLANGGVPMLVALLPLLNISVDKSILLLAISLASANADTWASEIGTLSKRKPRLLLNFRQVETGKSGAVSLLGTLGAIGGSFLIGISTFIFFSVSFYEVIFITIVGFIGHVVDSFLGATIQLTYQCPICHKETEKEEHCGQQTVYKKGVRLFTNDMVNIFSIVFVTVLSYFLL